The Flavobacteriales bacterium genomic sequence GTACCGGCCGGGAGGCATTCCCGCCCGTGCTGGATTGGGAAGAGGTGAAAAGGCTTTGTCAAGCCAACGGTGCGGATGGGTTGCTTCTGCTGGAAGTGTTTGACTCAGATGCTTCGGTTGACATTTCCTTGCAGGATGAGAAGTACAAGGACAAGGAGGGGGTGGAGCACGTGCGTACCGTTACCGTGGCCAATACCGATGTGAAGGTGACCACCGGCTGGAGGTTCTATGATGCATCCTCCATGCAGATCGTGGACGAGTTCAAGGCCATAGGAACCAAGTCATGGTCGGCAAAAGGCATTGATGAAAAAGATGCACGTCATCGGCTGCCCAGCAGGAGGGAAACGGTTAAGTCTTGTGGATACATCGCCGGAAACATCTACGCCGCCCGCATCAGCCCGGTGAACCTGTGGGTGACGCGCTCTTATTACGTGCGGAAGCATCCGGGACTCAAAGCCGGGGCCACCTATGCAAACGCGCAAAACTGGGACGCTGCCGCCACCGAGTGGAAAAAGGTACTGATTGATGGGGATAACAAGCAAAAAGGCCGTGCAGCATATAACCTGGCCGTGGCTTCCGAAGTCAAGGG encodes the following:
- a CDS encoding tetratricopeptide repeat protein, producing MNRILSFAVACMIAAGLSSCGMHSLRIQVVKPAEITIPQHIQKVAIANRSFPSKKQKVENILEGIITGEGIGMDREGSEECVAGLVEILRDYPRYTAVNAGVELEGTGREAFPPVLDWEEVKRLCQANGADGLLLLEVFDSDASVDISLQDEKYKDKEGVEHVRTVTVANTDVKVTTGWRFYDASSMQIVDEFKAIGTKSWSAKGIDEKDARHRLPSRRETVKSCGYIAGNIYAARISPVNLWVTRSYYVRKHPGLKAGATYANAQNWDAAATEWKKVLIDGDNKQKGRAAYNLAVASEVKGNLENALSWAQKAAGEYGNGNANAYISILKQRMYDQQRLKEQTGGNQ